The Peribacillus simplex genome contains a region encoding:
- the tagH gene encoding teichoic acids export ABC transporter ATP-binding subunit TagH — MEKSVIVKDITKKYKLYNKNSEKLLDLLLPKSYGEEYFALRNVSFEAEKGDVIGFVGVNGSGKSTLSNIIAGIIPPTDGNVQTNGKTALIAVSSGLNNQLTGRENIELKMLMLGFDKNQIKELEPEIVEFSELGKFIDQPVKSYSSGMKSRLGFSISVHIDPDILIIDEALSVGDKNFAEKCLEKMNEFKEKGKTMFFVSHSIGQMKKFCQKALWLEYGELKAYGAMNEVMPQYEAFLKEYNAMSKQEQKKYREEQMKRRSSALV, encoded by the coding sequence TTGGAAAAATCGGTAATAGTCAAAGATATAACGAAAAAATACAAATTATATAATAAAAACTCGGAAAAATTATTGGATCTCCTTTTGCCCAAAAGCTATGGGGAAGAGTATTTTGCTCTGAGAAATGTAAGTTTTGAAGCTGAAAAGGGTGATGTAATAGGATTTGTCGGGGTCAATGGCTCAGGGAAATCCACATTGTCCAATATTATTGCAGGCATAATCCCACCCACGGACGGAAATGTCCAAACTAACGGGAAAACGGCTTTGATTGCCGTTTCATCGGGCCTGAATAATCAGTTGACGGGCAGAGAAAATATCGAACTGAAAATGCTGATGCTCGGATTCGACAAAAACCAGATCAAAGAACTTGAGCCTGAGATCGTCGAGTTTTCAGAGCTTGGCAAATTCATTGACCAACCGGTGAAATCCTACTCAAGCGGCATGAAGTCCAGGCTTGGTTTTTCCATTTCCGTGCATATTGATCCAGATATCCTGATTATTGATGAAGCCTTATCAGTCGGGGATAAAAACTTTGCTGAAAAGTGTTTGGAGAAAATGAATGAATTTAAGGAAAAAGGCAAAACGATGTTCTTTGTCAGCCATTCAATCGGTCAGATGAAGAAATTTTGCCAGAAGGCTTTATGGCTTGAATATGGAGAGTTAAAGGCATACGGTGCCATGAACGAAGTAATGCCGCAATATGAAGCATTCTTAAAAGAATATAACGCCATGTCTAAACAAGAACAGAAGAAATACCGTGAAGAACAAATGAAAAGGCGTAGTTCCGCACTGGTATGA
- a CDS encoding ABC transporter permease has product MSSALTVLKEQINSFYLVRRLSVYEMKSANSNNYLGILWEIINPMIQIAIYWFVFGFGILNRGEEFLPWLMAGIVVWFFVNPAITQTSKSVYSRLNMVSKMSFPMSVIPSYVIFAKLYQHLMLLGVIIILLGFTGYLPTVYILQLPYYIVATVLLLFSFGLISSTLSTIIRDVQNIIVSLMKILFYLTPILWILDAKDHPVIVNIMKLNPLYYIVEGYRASLLGESWYLIEHWEYTLYFWAVIIILFLIGSSLHVRFRDRFVDFK; this is encoded by the coding sequence ATGAGTTCAGCTTTGACCGTTTTAAAAGAACAAATCAATAGTTTTTATTTGGTAAGGCGTTTATCTGTTTATGAGATGAAAAGTGCCAACAGCAATAACTACCTGGGAATCCTATGGGAAATCATCAATCCGATGATACAGATTGCGATTTATTGGTTTGTATTCGGCTTTGGAATCTTAAACCGCGGGGAAGAGTTCCTTCCATGGCTGATGGCAGGGATCGTTGTCTGGTTCTTTGTGAATCCGGCGATAACCCAAACGTCCAAATCCGTCTATTCCCGACTGAATATGGTATCCAAGATGAGCTTTCCGATGAGTGTCATCCCATCGTATGTCATTTTTGCCAAGTTGTATCAGCATTTAATGCTGCTGGGAGTCATCATCATCCTATTAGGTTTTACTGGATACCTCCCCACAGTTTACATCTTGCAACTGCCGTATTATATTGTTGCGACGGTCTTGCTGTTATTTTCATTTGGGTTAATTTCTTCAACATTATCAACCATTATTCGTGACGTTCAAAATATCATCGTGTCCTTAATGAAAATCTTGTTTTATTTAACACCAATCCTTTGGATACTGGATGCTAAGGACCATCCTGTTATAGTCAACATCATGAAGCTGAATCCACTATATTATATTGTGGAAGGGTATCGGGCTTCGTTGTTGGGGGAATCATGGTATCTGATAGAGCATTGGGAATATACGCTTTATTTCTGGGCAGTCATTATCATCTTGTTTTTGATAGGTTCCTCGCTGCATGTCAGGTTTAGAGATCGCTTTGTTGACTTTAAGTAA
- a CDS encoding glycosyltransferase family 2 protein, with protein sequence MNFLVRQKARELLKSNIPIKNNPVSLRNKFLGKGKKVTVVTAAYNAEKFIRKTIESVINQTMGIEQIEYIIIDDCSTDGTNKIIQEYTAKYKNICSVTLQGNNGSPGTPRNIGIELGTSKYITFLDADDWLAHDGLESLYNILEETGDDYVVGKTVKVESESESVIGEFASIKERRSITPMDVPHFFYHMGPTARMMNLHMVKENEIGFPDMKFGEDKWFFTDVFFKVRAVSTTKKPIYYVNRTSENSSSLTRVTNMLDKRKADVDIIKYIQSKDIAIELKRVALNRIYEYDIVKTFDSQTFVKSKNKEDFIEILREAVETAKNLSYDFKNEFKVPIYKVALELFMEGRIDDFVKVFEWLKRDSNKKYHIKDGLPYYELPFLEDEYRFVRIPMLARALDSYILDNVYHQSFEIYGDDIDNINSVLIRDRTRIDNEINCGVQIEGNRGHFTVSLDEIDEMEKSLFTVFIRYNDYQLVNIKRILKNKMTYNKKNVEFYTTVANNLGLAIKSLE encoded by the coding sequence ATGAATTTCTTGGTGCGTCAAAAAGCGAGGGAACTTTTAAAGAGTAATATCCCAATAAAAAATAATCCTGTAAGCTTAAGGAATAAATTTTTAGGAAAAGGAAAAAAAGTCACTGTAGTCACTGCTGCATATAATGCTGAAAAATTCATCAGGAAAACGATTGAATCAGTGATCAATCAAACCATGGGCATAGAACAGATTGAATATATCATCATTGATGATTGTTCGACTGATGGCACCAATAAAATCATTCAAGAGTATACAGCTAAATATAAAAATATCTGTTCCGTTACCCTTCAAGGAAATAATGGGTCACCTGGGACCCCGAGAAACATTGGAATAGAATTGGGGACATCCAAATATATCACTTTTTTAGATGCGGATGACTGGCTTGCCCATGATGGACTTGAAAGCCTCTATAACATCCTGGAGGAAACCGGTGATGATTATGTAGTGGGCAAAACGGTAAAAGTCGAATCTGAGTCAGAGAGTGTGATCGGGGAGTTTGCTTCAATTAAAGAAAGAAGAAGCATCACCCCGATGGATGTTCCGCACTTTTTTTATCATATGGGACCAACGGCCAGGATGATGAATCTGCATATGGTTAAAGAAAATGAAATTGGTTTTCCGGATATGAAATTCGGTGAAGATAAATGGTTTTTTACTGATGTTTTCTTTAAAGTCAGAGCTGTATCAACTACTAAAAAGCCTATTTATTATGTCAATAGAACTTCGGAAAACTCATCTTCTTTAACACGTGTTACGAATATGTTAGACAAAAGAAAAGCGGATGTTGACATAATAAAGTATATTCAATCCAAGGATATTGCCATTGAATTGAAAAGGGTGGCTCTTAACCGGATTTATGAGTACGATATTGTAAAAACGTTCGACAGTCAAACCTTTGTGAAATCCAAGAATAAAGAAGATTTTATTGAAATATTAAGAGAAGCTGTCGAAACTGCGAAAAACTTGTCATATGACTTCAAGAATGAATTTAAAGTACCTATTTATAAAGTAGCACTTGAATTATTCATGGAGGGTCGTATTGATGATTTCGTTAAGGTGTTTGAATGGTTAAAGCGGGATTCCAATAAAAAATATCATATAAAAGATGGTTTGCCTTATTATGAACTTCCATTTCTGGAAGATGAATATCGCTTTGTCAGGATACCGATGCTTGCCCGTGCACTGGATTCTTATATTCTGGATAATGTCTACCACCAAAGTTTTGAGATTTATGGTGATGATATAGATAACATAAATTCAGTATTGATACGCGATAGGACAAGAATCGACAATGAAATCAATTGCGGAGTTCAAATAGAAGGTAATAGAGGCCATTTCACTGTTTCATTAGATGAAATTGATGAAATGGAAAAGTCGTTATTTACGGTGTTCATTCGCTACAATGATTATCAATTGGTGAATATTAAAAGGATCCTGAAAAATAAGATGACGTATAATAAGAAAAATGTGGAGTTTTATACAACAGTGGCAAATAATTTGGGACTGGCAATAAAGTCTTTGGAGTAG